The Bordetella sp. FB-8 genome includes a window with the following:
- a CDS encoding fumarate hydratase, with product MTTTIKEDDLIQSIADGIQFISYYHPTDYIRHLARAYEREESPAAKDAIAQILTNSRMSAEGRRPICQDTGIVNVFMKIGMDVRFDTQRTLQELCDEGVRRGYLNPENPLRASVLADPLFERKNTKDNTPCILNVELVPGDKVDVQIASKGGGSENKSKFAMLNPSDSLVDWVLKTVPAMGAGWCPPGMLGIGIGGTAEKAMLMAKQSLMEDIDMYELQARGPRDKTEELRLELYEKVNALGIGAQGLGGLTTVLDIKIKMFPTHAASKPVAMIPNCAATRHAHFVLDGSGPAHLQAPALSEWPDVHWAPDYNKSRKIDLDTLTKEEVASWKPGQTLLLSGKMLTGRDAAHKRIQDMLAKGEKLPVDFANRVIYYVGPVDPVRDEAVGPAGPTTSTRMDKFTEMMLAQTGLIAMIGKAERGPAAIEAIKKHKSAYLMAVGGAAYLVSKAIRSAKVVGFADLGMEAIYEFEVQDMPVTVAVDANGVSVHNTGPREWQAKIGKIPVAVA from the coding sequence ATGACCACGACCATCAAAGAAGACGACCTGATCCAGTCGATCGCCGACGGCATCCAGTTCATCAGCTACTACCACCCGACGGACTACATCCGGCACTTGGCGCGCGCCTACGAGCGCGAGGAGAGCCCCGCTGCCAAGGACGCGATCGCCCAGATCCTCACCAACTCGCGCATGAGCGCCGAGGGCCGTCGCCCCATCTGTCAGGACACCGGTATCGTCAACGTCTTCATGAAGATCGGCATGGACGTGCGCTTCGACACCCAGCGCACCCTGCAGGAACTGTGCGACGAAGGCGTGCGCCGCGGCTACCTGAACCCCGAGAACCCGCTGCGCGCCTCGGTGCTGGCCGATCCGCTGTTCGAGCGCAAGAACACCAAGGACAACACACCCTGCATCCTCAACGTCGAACTGGTGCCCGGTGACAAGGTCGACGTGCAGATCGCCTCCAAGGGCGGCGGTTCGGAGAACAAATCCAAGTTCGCCATGCTCAACCCCAGCGATTCGCTGGTGGACTGGGTGCTCAAGACCGTGCCGGCCATGGGCGCGGGCTGGTGCCCGCCGGGCATGCTGGGCATCGGCATCGGCGGCACGGCCGAAAAGGCCATGCTGATGGCCAAGCAGTCGCTGATGGAAGACATCGACATGTACGAACTGCAGGCCCGCGGTCCGCGCGACAAGACCGAGGAACTGCGCCTGGAGCTGTACGAGAAGGTCAACGCCCTGGGCATCGGCGCGCAGGGCCTGGGCGGCCTGACCACCGTGCTGGACATCAAGATCAAGATGTTCCCCACGCACGCGGCCTCCAAGCCCGTGGCCATGATCCCCAACTGCGCGGCCACGCGCCATGCGCACTTCGTGCTCGATGGATCGGGGCCGGCGCATCTGCAGGCGCCCGCGCTGTCCGAGTGGCCCGATGTGCACTGGGCGCCGGACTATAACAAGTCCAGGAAGATCGATCTGGACACGCTCACCAAGGAAGAAGTCGCCAGTTGGAAGCCGGGCCAGACCCTGCTGCTGTCGGGCAAGATGCTCACCGGCCGCGACGCCGCGCACAAGCGCATCCAGGACATGCTGGCCAAGGGCGAGAAACTGCCTGTGGACTTTGCCAATCGCGTCATCTACTACGTGGGCCCGGTCGATCCGGTGCGCGATGAAGCGGTGGGTCCGGCCGGCCCCACGACCTCGACCCGCATGGACAAGTTCACCGAGATGATGCTGGCGCAGACCGGCCTGATCGCCATGATCGGCAAGGCCGAGCGCGGCCCGGCCGCCATCGAGGCCATCAAGAAGCACAAATCGGCCTACCTGATGGCCGTGGGCGGTGCCGCTTACCTGGTGTCCAAGGCGATCCGTTCGGCCAAGGTGGTGGGCTTTGCGGACCTGGGCATGGAAGCCATCTACGAGTTCGAGGTGCAGGACATGCCCGTGACCGTGGCGGTCGACGCCAACGGCGTGTCGGTGCACAACACCGGACCCAGGGAATGGCAGGCGAAGATCGGCAAGATTCCGGTCGCGGTGGCCTGA
- a CDS encoding alpha/beta fold hydrolase, with the protein MPGKNDSNRQDPAAAGALLDGLKRESAASCTARDCYITLNGLKFHYAEWGPADAPAVIMLHGLRSYAMTFEPLATLLCDRFRVISLDQRGRGLSDWDPAANYYADQYVSDLGALVDALSLDRFHLLGHSLGAINALYYSRDHGERLLSLILEEYGPGSEAQGAGQDRIKRELEQTPLKFESWAQAARFWRDARPHISEDALASRLKYSLKETADGIVWRHDQAGIAQARLEPAPGHALPDLWPAVRKLGCPTLLMRGARSDYLSAETAEKMARLNERIQIEEIPEAGHYAHDDNALAFERAVLRFLNSVETP; encoded by the coding sequence ATGCCGGGAAAAAATGATTCGAATCGCCAAGATCCGGCGGCTGCAGGCGCCCTCCTGGACGGTTTGAAGAGAGAATCTGCCGCATCCTGCACGGCCAGGGACTGCTACATCACGCTCAACGGACTCAAGTTCCATTATGCCGAGTGGGGGCCGGCCGATGCCCCGGCTGTGATCATGCTGCATGGCCTTCGAAGCTACGCGATGACATTCGAACCGCTGGCCACGTTGTTATGCGATCGGTTTCGCGTCATATCGCTGGATCAGCGGGGGCGAGGCCTTTCGGATTGGGACCCCGCAGCGAATTACTACGCTGACCAGTATGTGAGCGATCTGGGAGCTCTGGTCGATGCGCTCAGCCTGGACCGTTTTCACTTGCTCGGCCATTCGCTCGGAGCCATCAATGCGCTTTATTACTCAAGGGATCACGGGGAGCGCCTGCTCAGCCTGATTCTTGAGGAATACGGTCCCGGATCCGAGGCGCAGGGCGCCGGCCAGGATCGCATCAAGCGGGAGCTTGAACAAACGCCGTTGAAATTTGAATCCTGGGCCCAGGCAGCCAGGTTTTGGCGCGACGCGCGACCACATATATCCGAAGACGCGCTGGCTTCGCGTTTGAAATACTCGCTGAAGGAGACGGCTGACGGAATCGTCTGGCGCCACGATCAGGCAGGCATTGCCCAGGCCCGCCTGGAGCCCGCTCCGGGCCATGCCCTGCCCGATCTTTGGCCGGCGGTGCGCAAGCTCGGATGTCCCACGCTGTTGATGCGCGGAGCACGCTCGGACTACCTGTCCGCCGAAACTGCCGAGAAAATGGCGCGGCTGAATGAGCGGATACAGATCGAGGAGATTCCCGAGGCCGGGCATTATGCCCATGACGACAATGCATTGGCGTTCGAGCGCGCGGTGCTCCGGTTCTTGAACTCGGTCGAGACGCCATGA
- a CDS encoding GntR family transcriptional regulator, giving the protein MDLIEEAAPLRRQAEDALRQRILSGELLPGDRLKERELVELLGVSRTSIREALRQIEAEGLVTLEPNRGPVVSRLSYEDVADLYEARGALEAQACTGFASRATSRHMLELQDAFGELRTLALAGDVEGTVRLSDRFYDAILEGSGNRLLKRMLRQLHNRIVLLRRTSLSEGGRLPETLAELTQIFEALLARDDRAAAAASRHHVQQAERVALRVIRNAGKK; this is encoded by the coding sequence ATGGACTTAATTGAAGAAGCGGCGCCGCTTCGCCGCCAGGCCGAAGACGCGCTTCGCCAAAGAATCCTGTCCGGTGAACTGTTGCCGGGAGACCGGTTGAAAGAGCGCGAGCTCGTCGAGCTGCTGGGCGTAAGCCGCACATCCATTCGGGAAGCCCTGCGCCAGATCGAAGCCGAGGGTCTGGTCACGCTCGAGCCGAACAGGGGGCCCGTCGTTTCGCGCCTGAGCTATGAGGATGTCGCGGACCTATACGAAGCTCGCGGGGCCCTGGAAGCTCAAGCGTGCACCGGATTCGCATCGCGCGCCACCAGCCGCCATATGCTCGAACTGCAGGACGCTTTCGGCGAGCTTCGCACGCTCGCTCTTGCCGGCGATGTGGAGGGAACGGTCAGGCTGAGCGACCGGTTTTACGACGCGATTCTGGAAGGAAGCGGAAATCGATTGCTCAAGAGAATGTTGCGCCAGCTCCATAATCGAATCGTGCTTTTGCGGCGAACCTCGCTGTCGGAAGGCGGTAGATTGCCCGAAACTCTGGCTGAGCTTACCCAGATTTTCGAAGCATTGCTTGCGCGCGACGACCGGGCGGCCGCGGCGGCATCCCGGCATCACGTGCAACAGGCCGAACGCGTAGCGCTAAGGGTAATTCGCAATGCCGGGAAAAAATGA
- a CDS encoding amino acid synthesis family protein, with the protein MHGIELTVRKWSVSQEETLTTELGMSADGEPLHKYAIAATIKNPYAGQFGPSLEPIVAASESLGHEFARRIKAAVGDRAIESYGKACIVGTSGEYDHGNAFITTVFAEPIRAAVGGAKAWIPSTGKRASLGSQIDVPLAHKDALYVRSHYDTYTVAFPDGPAPDEVVIVVALATRGRLQARLGGLKSSEIKGENGLN; encoded by the coding sequence ATGCATGGTATTGAATTGACGGTTCGCAAGTGGAGCGTGAGCCAGGAAGAAACCCTGACCACCGAACTGGGCATGTCCGCCGACGGCGAGCCGCTGCATAAATATGCAATTGCCGCCACGATCAAAAATCCTTATGCCGGCCAGTTTGGCCCGTCTTTGGAACCCATAGTCGCCGCGTCCGAGTCGCTGGGCCATGAGTTTGCGCGCCGCATCAAAGCGGCTGTCGGAGATCGCGCGATCGAAAGCTATGGCAAGGCTTGCATCGTCGGCACGTCAGGTGAATACGACCACGGAAATGCGTTCATCACGACGGTGTTTGCCGAGCCGATACGGGCGGCCGTGGGCGGTGCGAAGGCCTGGATCCCTTCGACGGGAAAGCGTGCGTCGCTGGGAAGCCAGATCGACGTTCCGCTGGCCCATAAAGATGCGCTCTACGTACGTTCGCATTACGATACCTACACTGTGGCATTCCCCGATGGTCCGGCGCCGGACGAGGTAGTCATTGTTGTTGCGCTTGCGACGCGCGGACGCCTTCAAGCCCGCCTTGGGGGACTAAAATCCAGCGAAATCAAGGGAGAAAATGGACTTAATTGA
- a CDS encoding tripartite tricarboxylate transporter substrate binding protein, with protein MDRRDFNRRLATLLGAGMLPAVNAHAAQVALPSMIDLIVPFAPGGGTDQLARALAQVVTPDFAGSNIVVENKPGANGAIAARFVSNQKADGGTVLLGSSSTQALGPLILKFEIDPIKDLTPVSLLAEIANVLVVPAESKIKTLADYIAYAKNHIVTFGSFGVGSSGHLYGLLFAAKEKIQLTHVPYKGSSQAITDMLGGNVDSVFLTTSAVYGLAKAGKVRVLAVTGPHRTGLFPEVQTFKELAVRSLDFNGWFGLFAPKGTPPEIARSIADRTNSATKDKDFVQRMKSEGYDWVGGGPQALDRELRSSIDIYKKILAKNPIKI; from the coding sequence ATGGATCGCCGTGACTTCAATCGCCGTCTCGCCACGCTTCTCGGGGCAGGGATGCTCCCCGCGGTCAATGCGCACGCCGCGCAAGTCGCGTTGCCGAGCATGATCGATTTGATCGTGCCTTTTGCCCCCGGCGGCGGAACGGACCAGCTTGCCCGCGCGCTCGCCCAGGTCGTTACGCCCGATTTTGCGGGCAGCAATATCGTTGTGGAAAACAAGCCTGGCGCCAATGGCGCCATTGCGGCACGCTTTGTCTCCAATCAAAAGGCGGACGGCGGCACCGTGCTGCTCGGGAGTTCAAGCACCCAGGCGCTCGGTCCGCTCATTCTCAAATTTGAAATCGATCCCATCAAAGATCTCACGCCGGTTTCGCTTCTTGCGGAGATAGCAAACGTGCTGGTGGTGCCGGCCGAATCGAAGATCAAGACCCTTGCCGACTACATCGCATACGCCAAGAATCACATCGTGACATTCGGCTCCTTCGGCGTTGGATCTTCGGGGCATCTATATGGACTGCTATTTGCGGCGAAGGAAAAAATACAGCTTACGCATGTTCCCTACAAAGGCTCGAGCCAGGCGATAACCGACATGCTCGGCGGGAACGTCGATAGCGTATTTCTGACTACCAGTGCAGTGTACGGATTGGCGAAAGCCGGCAAAGTCCGGGTGCTTGCCGTAACCGGACCGCATCGAACCGGTTTGTTCCCCGAAGTTCAGACGTTCAAGGAGCTGGCAGTCCGATCGCTCGATTTCAACGGCTGGTTCGGACTTTTCGCCCCCAAGGGGACGCCGCCGGAAATCGCCCGATCCATTGCCGATCGCACAAATTCCGCGACGAAGGATAAAGACTTCGTTCAACGCATGAAGAGCGAGGGCTATGACTGGGTTGGAGGCGGTCCGCAAGCCCTGGACCGGGAACTGCGCTCCTCGATCGATATTTACAAGAAAATCCTGGCAAAAAATCCCATTAAGATCTGA
- a CDS encoding SDR family NAD(P)-dependent oxidoreductase: MDLNLEGKVAVVTGGSLGIGRAVAQAFAREGARVAIVARSRGPLEQAAREISEATGGEILPVPADVSDTAQVQAAMDLVAERFGQLDILVNGAAHPGGLVRSEIENASPEGLLEDINIKVVGYMRCAKAASAHMRKNGFGRIINIGGLTGRGSKQLSGMRNVAICHMTKTLSDQLGPAGITVNVIHPGVVETPHIHELYEKEAKLQGLTAGEVEANYAKATPIRRVLQTNEIADVVLFLASGRAAAITGESIAVDGGITRGIFL, encoded by the coding sequence ATGGATTTGAACCTCGAAGGCAAGGTCGCCGTGGTGACCGGAGGCAGTCTCGGCATCGGACGCGCCGTCGCGCAGGCTTTTGCGCGCGAAGGCGCGCGCGTGGCCATCGTCGCGCGCAGCCGCGGGCCGCTCGAACAGGCGGCGCGCGAAATCTCCGAGGCGACGGGAGGAGAGATTCTTCCCGTGCCGGCCGACGTGAGCGACACCGCTCAGGTGCAGGCTGCCATGGATCTCGTGGCCGAGCGCTTCGGACAGCTCGACATCCTGGTCAACGGCGCTGCCCACCCGGGCGGCCTGGTGCGCAGCGAAATCGAGAACGCCAGTCCCGAAGGCCTGCTCGAAGATATCAACATCAAGGTGGTGGGATACATGCGCTGCGCGAAGGCCGCCTCGGCCCACATGCGCAAGAACGGGTTCGGCCGCATCATCAACATCGGTGGGCTGACCGGGCGCGGCAGCAAACAGCTCTCCGGCATGCGCAATGTGGCCATCTGCCACATGACCAAGACCTTGTCCGACCAGTTGGGACCCGCGGGCATCACCGTCAATGTCATCCACCCGGGCGTGGTCGAAACACCGCATATTCACGAACTCTACGAAAAGGAAGCGAAGCTGCAGGGGCTGACCGCCGGCGAGGTCGAAGCCAATTATGCCAAGGCGACGCCGATTCGCCGGGTGCTGCAGACCAACGAAATCGCGGATGTGGTGCTGTTCCTCGCATCCGGCCGTGCCGCGGCCATCACGGGTGAATCGATCGCTGTCGATGGCGGTATCACGCGCGGCATTTTTCTCTGA
- a CDS encoding NAD-dependent succinate-semialdehyde dehydrogenase — MQIRYPELTFFVDGVFHGHAGRRTCVVRNPADESVLGLLPWAEPDEVDSAVKAAHRAFPSWRDASPLLRSDILRQAAHLIRERADEIACGITLDNGKPFADARAEVFNSAEHIDWHAEEGRRIYGRIVPPREPNVRQLVLREPVGVCAAISPWNFPFGQAIKKVAAALAAGCTMVLKGPAESPSAIVAMAHALQDAGLPPGVFNIVWGNPADISRRFIESPLVRSISFTGSVPIGRELASQAAFHMKRMSMELGGHAPVLVFDDADLDRAAALLARLKTRNAGQVCVSPTRFFVQRGVHDRFADAFRTALSAVKIGQGFEEGVQMGPLIHERRFQSIVDLVDDARREGADIVTGGGRIGERGWFHEPTLLANVPDTARIMQEEPFGPLAALSSFSTIDEALERANALPFGLAAYVFTNSFQVSTRVANGLQAGMVNINHSGMANPELPFGGVKDSGFGSEGGTESFDSFLVTKMISQV; from the coding sequence ATGCAGATCCGATATCCCGAACTGACTTTTTTTGTCGACGGCGTTTTCCATGGCCACGCCGGACGCCGTACCTGCGTAGTCCGCAACCCCGCCGACGAATCGGTGCTCGGGCTTCTTCCCTGGGCGGAACCCGATGAGGTCGACAGCGCGGTGAAAGCCGCGCATCGGGCTTTCCCGTCCTGGCGCGACGCGTCGCCCCTGCTGCGTTCCGACATTCTGCGCCAGGCCGCTCATCTCATTCGCGAACGGGCGGACGAAATCGCTTGCGGCATTACGCTCGACAACGGCAAGCCGTTCGCCGATGCGCGGGCCGAAGTGTTCAATTCCGCCGAACACATCGACTGGCATGCCGAAGAAGGTCGGCGCATTTACGGGCGCATCGTTCCTCCGCGCGAACCGAACGTGCGCCAATTGGTGCTGCGCGAGCCCGTCGGCGTCTGTGCCGCCATCAGCCCCTGGAACTTTCCGTTCGGGCAGGCCATCAAGAAGGTCGCGGCGGCGCTGGCGGCCGGCTGCACCATGGTGCTCAAGGGGCCGGCCGAATCGCCCAGCGCCATAGTCGCCATGGCGCATGCACTGCAGGACGCCGGGCTGCCGCCAGGCGTGTTCAACATTGTCTGGGGCAATCCGGCCGATATTTCCCGGCGCTTCATCGAATCGCCCCTGGTCCGCTCCATTTCGTTCACCGGCTCGGTGCCGATCGGCCGCGAGCTTGCCTCGCAAGCCGCGTTCCACATGAAACGCATGAGCATGGAGCTCGGAGGGCACGCGCCCGTGCTCGTATTCGACGACGCCGACCTCGATCGGGCAGCCGCGCTGCTCGCCCGCCTCAAGACCCGCAATGCGGGCCAGGTGTGCGTATCGCCGACGCGCTTTTTCGTGCAGCGAGGCGTTCACGATCGTTTCGCCGACGCCTTCCGCACGGCATTGTCGGCCGTCAAGATCGGCCAAGGCTTCGAAGAGGGCGTGCAGATGGGGCCGCTCATCCACGAGCGCCGGTTCCAGTCCATCGTCGATCTCGTCGACGACGCGCGCCGCGAAGGAGCAGACATCGTGACCGGAGGAGGGCGCATAGGCGAACGCGGCTGGTTCCACGAACCGACGCTGCTTGCGAACGTGCCCGACACGGCGCGCATCATGCAAGAAGAGCCCTTCGGACCGCTGGCCGCTCTCTCGTCTTTCTCGACTATCGACGAGGCGCTCGAACGGGCCAATGCCTTGCCGTTCGGCCTGGCGGCGTACGTTTTCACGAACTCTTTCCAGGTGTCGACTCGCGTCGCGAACGGCCTGCAAGCCGGCATGGTGAATATCAACCATTCTGGAATGGCCAACCCAGAACTGCCTTTCGGCGGCGTGAAAGACAGCGGGTTTGGCAGCGAAGGAGGAACGGAGTCGTTCGACAGTTTCCTCGTTACCAAGATGATTTCACAGGTTTGA